The Cellulomonas wangleii genome includes a region encoding these proteins:
- a CDS encoding restriction system modified-DNA reader domain-containing protein: protein MPIFELDDGRPRLVQPMQPLAGSFAQEVTALVTHHLAAIAGEPLFVVRARGASDRSDLPELLALDASGRPVVVAVAQVLDEDAIVTALRHGGAAARMTTADLARAYHADPSRFAVDFAAFREHVPFGAAAGRSRGGVRLLLLCSEVAAEAADALGFLRGGEHQVDVMQVGVVRGDERRLLEVSPLALHEGVRRTVEPTALRLVRSSEAFATAMAYEPELERGPGAPAARGRSQPTGELRAVTPPERTEPPAPTPIGRRGSVTEPTPLPFRTAGPTAQPPEPPAETPRHGGPGRPDVTEWPRDASVPPSSSMLEGPPTLTPVAGLRAAVVDGPRTPDRPGAEGDARTEAEVTTSPGGHALADSPPDATAAPRPERPDWPYPALATLAKSRRAVTTLVWVRERRGQRFSALLRPDGMIELPDGTVLTDPDDAAAAVSGVEGVDGWRAWRLGDGGPTLSEATGAL from the coding sequence ATGCCGATCTTCGAGCTCGACGACGGGCGCCCGCGCCTCGTCCAGCCGATGCAGCCGCTCGCCGGGTCGTTCGCCCAGGAGGTCACCGCGCTCGTCACCCACCACCTCGCCGCCATCGCGGGCGAGCCGCTGTTCGTCGTGCGGGCGCGTGGCGCGTCGGACCGGTCGGACCTGCCCGAGCTGCTCGCGCTCGACGCGTCGGGGCGGCCGGTGGTCGTGGCGGTGGCCCAGGTGCTCGACGAGGACGCGATCGTCACCGCCCTGCGGCACGGCGGAGCGGCCGCGCGCATGACGACGGCGGACCTCGCGCGCGCCTACCACGCGGACCCGTCGCGGTTCGCCGTCGACTTCGCGGCGTTCCGCGAGCACGTGCCGTTCGGCGCCGCCGCCGGGCGGTCCCGCGGCGGGGTGCGTCTGCTGCTGCTGTGCTCCGAGGTCGCGGCCGAGGCCGCGGACGCCCTCGGGTTCCTGCGCGGCGGCGAGCACCAGGTCGACGTGATGCAGGTGGGTGTCGTGCGGGGCGACGAGCGTCGCCTGCTGGAGGTCTCCCCGCTCGCGCTGCACGAGGGGGTGCGCCGCACGGTCGAGCCGACGGCTCTGCGGCTGGTGCGCTCGAGCGAGGCGTTCGCGACCGCCATGGCGTACGAGCCCGAGCTCGAGCGCGGCCCCGGGGCCCCGGCCGCACGCGGCCGGTCGCAGCCCACCGGTGAGCTGCGCGCGGTCACGCCGCCCGAGCGCACGGAGCCGCCCGCGCCCACGCCCATCGGCCGGCGCGGCAGCGTGACCGAGCCGACCCCGTTGCCGTTCCGGACCGCGGGGCCGACGGCCCAGCCGCCGGAGCCGCCGGCGGAGACCCCGCGCCACGGCGGCCCGGGCCGCCCCGACGTCACCGAGTGGCCGCGCGACGCGTCCGTGCCGCCGTCCTCCTCCATGCTCGAGGGACCGCCCACGCTGACGCCCGTCGCCGGCCTGCGCGCCGCGGTGGTCGACGGGCCCCGGACGCCGGACCGCCCGGGCGCCGAGGGTGACGCGCGCACCGAGGCGGAGGTCACGACGTCGCCCGGTGGGCACGCGCTGGCGGACAGCCCGCCCGACGCGACCGCCGCGCCCCGCCCGGAGCGGCCCGACTGGCCGTACCCCGCGCTGGCGACGCTCGCCAAGAGCCGGCGTGCCGTGACGACGCTCGTGTGGGTGCGCGAGCGCCGCGGCCAGCGGTTCTCGGCGCTGCTGCGCCCCGACGGCATGATCGAGCTGCCCGACGGCACGGTGCTGACGGACCCGGACGACGCGGCGGCCGCGGTCTCGGGCGTCGAGGGCGTCGACGGCTGGCGGGCCTGGCGCCTGGGCGACGGCGGTCCCACGCTGTCGGAGGCCACCGGCGCGCTGTGA
- a CDS encoding zinc-binding dehydrogenase codes for MLCARVTSFSPDDPLTGLDVGDAPQPPAPDGWTTVDVRAASLNHHDLWSLRGVGLRAEQLPMVLGTDAAGVTADGREVVVHAVVGGPDGRGVPADEPRTLLSERYPGTLAERVAVPGWNLVDKPAELSFVEAACVPTAYLTAYRMLFRSGGAQPGQRVLVQGAGGGVSVAAVQLGAAAGLEMVVTGRDAAKRERALALGAAQAVEPGARVGRVDVVLETVGRATWEHSVRSVRPGGRIVVAGLTSGDPEPASLTRVFFQEISIVGATTGTRDELGQVLALLARTGVRPLVDSTYPLARARDALARLASGAHVGKIVLEV; via the coding sequence ATGCTCTGCGCCCGCGTCACGTCCTTCTCCCCCGACGACCCGCTGACCGGCCTGGACGTCGGTGACGCGCCGCAGCCGCCGGCACCGGACGGCTGGACCACCGTCGACGTGCGGGCCGCGTCCCTCAACCACCACGACCTGTGGTCGCTGCGCGGCGTGGGGCTGCGCGCCGAGCAGCTGCCGATGGTGCTGGGCACCGACGCCGCCGGTGTCACGGCCGACGGCCGGGAGGTCGTCGTGCACGCGGTCGTGGGCGGCCCCGACGGCCGCGGGGTCCCCGCCGACGAGCCGCGCACCCTGCTGTCCGAGCGGTACCCCGGGACCCTCGCCGAGCGCGTCGCCGTCCCCGGGTGGAACCTCGTCGACAAGCCCGCCGAGCTGTCGTTCGTCGAGGCGGCGTGCGTGCCGACCGCGTACCTGACCGCGTACCGCATGCTGTTCCGCTCGGGCGGTGCGCAGCCGGGGCAGCGCGTGCTGGTGCAGGGCGCGGGCGGTGGCGTGTCGGTGGCCGCCGTGCAGCTCGGCGCCGCGGCGGGCCTCGAGATGGTGGTCACCGGCCGCGACGCCGCCAAGCGTGAGCGCGCGCTGGCGCTCGGGGCGGCGCAGGCCGTCGAACCGGGTGCCCGGGTCGGCCGCGTGGACGTCGTGCTGGAGACCGTGGGCCGGGCGACGTGGGAGCACTCGGTGCGTTCCGTGCGGCCCGGTGGACGGATCGTCGTGGCGGGGCTCACGTCCGGTGACCCGGAGCCGGCGTCCCTGACGCGGGTGTTCTTCCAGGAGATCAGCATCGTCGGCGCGACGACGGGCACCCGGGACGAGCTCGGGCAGGTGCTGGCCCTCCTCGCCCGGACCGGTGTGCGCCCCCTGGTCGACTCGACGTACCCGCTGGCCCGCGCGCGCGACGCGCTGGCCCGCCTGGCGTCCGGCGCCCACGTCGGCAAGATCGTGCTCGAGGTCTGA
- a CDS encoding alpha/beta hydrolase: MRASRDPGGADVPAGAGARPVPQAPAGPVPPARWDGAALTTTWSPDALGEGFEARRLDLADDDEGEVTATLVRLAPDPTLRPARVVLYVHGWSDYFFQTPLAHFWRAQGAAFYALDLRKSGRSLRPHQTPGYVDDLRTYDEEIGAALAVVRAELGPVARVMLMGHSTGGLVLSLWTARHPGAVSGLVLNSPWLELQGSSLARHLSAPAISRLARFNPKAALPNIDPGYYARTIDVATGGDWTVDDRWRPTPSFPVRAGWLSAIMVGHAAVARGLGIDVPVLVTMSDRTLISARWSEEMRSADVVLDVEAIARRAVQLGDVVTVVRVPGGMHDLTLSARPARERFYAELTRWLAAYGWS; the protein is encoded by the coding sequence GTGCGAGCCTCCCGTGACCCGGGCGGCGCCGACGTCCCGGCCGGGGCCGGCGCCCGCCCGGTCCCGCAGGCCCCGGCCGGTCCGGTCCCGCCCGCCCGCTGGGACGGCGCCGCCCTGACCACCACCTGGTCGCCCGACGCGCTCGGCGAGGGCTTCGAGGCCCGTCGCCTGGACCTGGCGGACGACGACGAGGGCGAGGTCACCGCCACGCTGGTGCGCCTCGCGCCGGACCCCACGCTGCGCCCCGCGCGCGTGGTGCTGTACGTGCACGGCTGGTCGGACTACTTCTTCCAGACGCCGCTCGCGCACTTCTGGCGCGCGCAGGGTGCGGCGTTCTACGCGCTGGACCTGCGCAAGTCCGGCCGCTCGCTGCGACCCCACCAGACCCCCGGCTACGTCGACGACCTGCGCACCTACGACGAGGAGATCGGCGCGGCGCTCGCCGTGGTGCGCGCGGAGCTCGGGCCCGTCGCGCGCGTCATGCTCATGGGCCACTCCACCGGCGGGCTGGTGCTGAGCCTGTGGACCGCCCGCCACCCGGGGGCCGTGAGCGGGCTGGTGCTCAACTCCCCGTGGCTCGAGCTGCAGGGCTCGTCCCTGGCGCGGCACCTGTCGGCCCCGGCCATCAGCCGGCTCGCACGCTTCAACCCCAAGGCCGCGCTGCCCAACATCGACCCCGGGTACTACGCGCGCACCATCGACGTCGCCACCGGCGGGGACTGGACCGTCGACGACCGCTGGCGACCGACGCCGTCGTTCCCCGTCCGTGCAGGGTGGCTCAGCGCGATCATGGTCGGGCACGCGGCGGTCGCGCGCGGCCTGGGCATCGACGTGCCCGTGCTGGTGACCATGTCGGACCGGACGCTCATCAGCGCACGCTGGAGCGAGGAGATGCGGTCCGCGGACGTCGTGCTGGACGTCGAGGCGATCGCGCGGCGGGCGGTCCAGCTGGGGGACGTGGTGACGGTGGTGCGTGTGCCCGGCGGCATGCACGACCTCACGCTGTCGGCGCGCCCCGCCCGTGAGCGGTTCTACGCCGAGCTGACCCGCTGGCTGGCGGCCTACGGCTGGTCCTGA
- a CDS encoding MTH1187 family thiamine-binding protein, which translates to MLVAFSVAPLGAGESVSHAVADAVRIVRESGLPHRTDAMFTTLEGEWDEVMDVVRRATEAVGAHGHRVSLVLKADIRPGHTGELDGKVARVEALLDG; encoded by the coding sequence GTGCTCGTCGCCTTCTCCGTCGCCCCGCTCGGTGCGGGTGAGTCCGTCTCCCACGCCGTCGCCGACGCCGTGCGCATCGTGCGGGAGTCCGGCCTGCCGCACCGCACCGACGCCATGTTCACCACGCTCGAGGGCGAGTGGGACGAGGTGATGGACGTGGTGCGTCGGGCCACCGAGGCGGTGGGCGCGCACGGCCACCGGGTCAGCCTGGTGCTCAAGGCGGACATCCGTCCCGGGCACACCGGCGAGCTCGACGGCAAGGTCGCCCGGGTCGAGGCCCTGCTCGACGGCTGA
- a CDS encoding FAD-binding and (Fe-S)-binding domain-containing protein: MAVTTDATGTDVRDVVHALRDAVRGSVDDSSRRRAEYSTDASNYRVVPQVVVFPRDTDDVLAALSVARETGTPLTSRGGGTSVAGNAVGTGIVLDFSRHVNRVLEIDPEARTARVEPGVVMSHLQRAAAPHGLRFGPDPSTQARATLGGMIGNNACGPRAVAFGRTADNVVDLDVVDGTGRRFTARAGAGALDAVPGLDALVRAHLDVVRTELGRFRRQVSGYSLEHLTPENGTDLAKMLVGTEGTLVTVLGATVNLVPVPSAPVLVVLGYPDMPTAADAVPALLAHAPLAIEGMDSRLVDVVRRVKGAAAVPDLPPGGGWLMCEVGGPTLDDALATARALAADAGTDAVGIFPPGPDAAAMWRIREDGAGLGGRTPSGAQAWPGFEDSAVPPERLGAYLRELEALMADHRVDGLAYGHFGDGCLHLRLDVPLTRSGDPLRAFMEDAAALVARHGGSLSGEHGDGRARSELLPVMYSPRTIELFGAVKDLFDPRDLLNPGVLVRPRPLDADLRRPAARPLPAASGFSFAHDGGDMTTAVHRCVGVGKCRADNSAAGGFMCPSYLATKDEKDSTRGRARVLQEMANGSLVSRGWSSPEVHEALDLCLSCKACSSDCPAGVDMAQYKAEVLHRTYRRRLRPVNHYALGWLPRWARLVTGVPGLAAVANAVLGIRPVAKAVLALGGMDTRRRMVRFAPVPFRTWARRAGQRSGDVRVVGRDDAARVTLPADADATTAATPRPPVLLWTDSFSDTLAPSVAHAAVAVLRDAGYEVLVPDHDACCGLTWISTGQLEGARHQLEHLLEVLGPFAVNGIPIVGLEPSCTAVLRSDLVDLLPDDPRAVAVQRETRTLAELLTAPAPIGPGDRWQVPDLSDVTAVVQPHCHHYSVMTWTADRRLLTEAGAQFSALAGCCGLAGNFGMEKGHYDVSVAVAENALLPALRAAAPGDVYLADGYSCRTQAEQLADVQGVHLAELLASRLGRGASEG; encoded by the coding sequence GTGGCTGTGACGACCGACGCGACCGGGACCGACGTCCGGGACGTCGTGCACGCGCTGCGCGACGCGGTGCGGGGGAGCGTCGACGACTCCTCCCGGCGCCGGGCCGAGTACTCGACCGACGCCTCCAACTACCGCGTGGTGCCGCAGGTCGTGGTCTTCCCGCGGGACACGGACGACGTGCTCGCGGCGCTGTCCGTCGCGCGCGAGACCGGGACCCCGCTGACGTCGCGCGGCGGCGGCACGTCGGTGGCCGGCAACGCGGTCGGCACGGGCATCGTGCTGGACTTCTCGCGGCACGTGAACCGGGTGCTGGAGATCGACCCCGAGGCGCGCACGGCGCGCGTCGAGCCGGGCGTCGTCATGTCCCACCTGCAGCGGGCCGCCGCGCCGCACGGCCTGCGGTTCGGGCCCGACCCGTCCACGCAGGCCCGCGCGACCCTCGGCGGCATGATCGGCAACAACGCGTGCGGGCCGCGGGCCGTGGCCTTCGGGCGGACGGCGGACAACGTGGTGGACCTCGACGTCGTCGACGGCACCGGCCGGCGCTTCACCGCGCGTGCGGGGGCCGGTGCGCTCGACGCGGTCCCGGGGCTCGACGCGCTGGTCCGTGCGCACCTCGACGTGGTCCGCACCGAGCTCGGCCGGTTCCGCCGGCAGGTGTCCGGGTACTCGCTGGAGCACCTGACGCCCGAGAACGGCACCGACCTGGCCAAGATGCTGGTGGGCACCGAGGGCACGCTGGTGACGGTGCTCGGGGCCACCGTGAACCTGGTGCCCGTGCCGTCGGCACCGGTGCTGGTGGTGCTGGGCTACCCGGACATGCCGACGGCAGCCGACGCCGTGCCCGCCCTGCTCGCGCACGCGCCGCTCGCGATCGAGGGCATGGACTCGCGCCTGGTGGACGTGGTGCGGCGGGTCAAGGGCGCCGCGGCGGTGCCCGACCTGCCCCCGGGCGGCGGTTGGCTGATGTGCGAGGTCGGCGGGCCGACCCTGGACGACGCGCTGGCGACGGCGCGCGCGCTCGCGGCCGACGCGGGCACCGACGCGGTCGGCATCTTCCCGCCCGGGCCCGACGCGGCGGCGATGTGGCGGATCCGCGAGGACGGTGCCGGGCTGGGTGGCCGCACGCCGTCGGGCGCGCAGGCGTGGCCCGGTTTCGAGGACTCCGCGGTGCCGCCGGAGCGGCTGGGGGCCTACCTGCGCGAGCTCGAGGCGCTCATGGCCGACCACCGGGTCGACGGCCTGGCGTACGGGCACTTCGGCGACGGGTGCCTGCACCTGCGCCTCGACGTCCCGCTGACGCGGTCGGGCGACCCGTTGCGGGCGTTCATGGAGGACGCCGCCGCGCTGGTCGCGCGCCACGGCGGGTCCCTGTCCGGGGAGCACGGCGACGGGCGCGCCCGCTCCGAGCTGCTGCCCGTCATGTACTCCCCGCGGACGATCGAGCTGTTCGGCGCAGTGAAGGACCTGTTCGACCCGCGCGACCTGCTCAACCCGGGCGTGCTGGTGCGCCCCCGCCCGCTCGACGCCGACCTGCGCCGGCCCGCGGCGCGCCCGCTGCCCGCCGCGTCGGGCTTCTCGTTCGCGCACGACGGCGGCGACATGACGACCGCCGTGCACCGGTGCGTCGGCGTGGGCAAGTGCCGCGCCGACAACAGCGCGGCCGGCGGCTTCATGTGCCCGTCGTACCTGGCGACCAAGGACGAGAAGGACTCCACCCGCGGCCGGGCGCGCGTGCTGCAGGAGATGGCCAACGGCAGCCTGGTCTCGCGCGGGTGGTCCTCGCCCGAGGTGCACGAGGCGCTGGACCTGTGCCTGAGCTGCAAGGCGTGCTCGTCCGACTGCCCCGCGGGCGTCGACATGGCGCAGTACAAGGCGGAGGTGCTGCACCGCACGTACCGCCGTCGGCTGCGCCCGGTGAACCACTACGCGCTGGGCTGGCTGCCGCGCTGGGCGCGTCTCGTCACGGGCGTCCCGGGCCTCGCGGCCGTGGCCAACGCGGTGCTCGGCATCCGGCCCGTCGCCAAGGCCGTGCTGGCGCTGGGCGGCATGGACACCCGGCGGCGCATGGTGCGGTTCGCGCCGGTGCCGTTCCGGACGTGGGCGCGGCGGGCCGGGCAGCGGTCGGGCGACGTGCGCGTCGTGGGCCGCGACGACGCCGCGCGCGTGACGCTGCCCGCCGACGCGGACGCCACCACGGCCGCGACGCCGCGTCCCCCGGTGCTGCTGTGGACCGACTCGTTCAGCGACACCCTCGCCCCGTCGGTCGCCCACGCGGCCGTGGCCGTCCTGCGCGACGCGGGCTACGAGGTGCTGGTGCCGGACCACGACGCGTGCTGCGGGCTGACCTGGATCAGCACCGGCCAGCTCGAGGGCGCGCGGCACCAGCTCGAGCACCTGCTGGAGGTGCTCGGTCCGTTCGCCGTCAACGGCATCCCGATCGTGGGGCTCGAGCCGTCGTGCACCGCCGTGCTGCGCAGCGACCTGGTCGACCTGCTGCCCGACGACCCGCGCGCCGTGGCCGTCCAGCGCGAGACCCGGACCCTGGCGGAGCTGCTGACCGCACCGGCGCCGATCGGGCCGGGGGACCGCTGGCAGGTGCCGGACCTGTCCGACGTCACGGCCGTCGTGCAGCCGCACTGCCACCACTACTCGGTGATGACGTGGACCGCGGACCGCCGCCTGCTGACCGAGGCCGGCGCGCAGTTCTCCGCGCTCGCGGGGTGCTGCGGGCTCGCCGGCAACTTCGGCATGGAGAAGGGCCACTACGACGTCTCGGTGGCCGTCGCGGAGAACGCGCTGCTGCCGGCGCTGCGGGCCGCGGCCCCGGGGGACGTCTACCTGGCCGACGGGTACTCGTGCCGCACGCAGGCCGAGCAGCTCGCGGACGTGCAGGGCGTGCACCTGGCCGAGCTGCTGGCGTCGCGGCTGGGGCGCGGGGCGTCGGAGGGCTGA
- a CDS encoding maleylpyruvate isomerase N-terminal domain-containing protein, whose product MSVDVATAATALRTQWDRLHAWVEVMADPRLGREPSVLDGWNVVELWAHLGRAMDALAGCTPLPAGTVPMTLGEYLGTYRDRAQEVVETTRRLAAEHAADPVGYVTASARAAFATLDTLGDGDPVVQARRGPVRLSTMTVSRVLELVVHGDDLYRSVRRVRAADAVTDPVDPGALALAADELLGIVRARGGWDLEVVDARRWVRLATGRAPYDVDELALALQARYTSDAVPDLGRMLPLM is encoded by the coding sequence ATGTCCGTCGACGTCGCGACCGCCGCCACCGCCCTGCGTACCCAGTGGGACCGCCTGCACGCGTGGGTGGAGGTGATGGCGGACCCGCGGCTCGGGCGGGAGCCGTCGGTGCTCGACGGGTGGAACGTCGTCGAGCTGTGGGCGCACCTGGGCCGGGCGATGGACGCGCTGGCCGGGTGCACGCCGCTGCCGGCGGGCACCGTCCCGATGACCCTCGGCGAGTACCTCGGCACCTACCGGGACCGGGCGCAGGAGGTGGTGGAGACGACGCGCCGGCTGGCCGCCGAGCACGCCGCCGACCCCGTCGGCTACGTGACGGCCTCCGCCCGGGCGGCCTTCGCGACGCTCGACACCCTGGGCGACGGCGACCCCGTGGTCCAGGCGCGCCGTGGCCCGGTCCGGCTGTCGACGATGACCGTCTCGCGCGTCCTCGAGCTCGTCGTGCACGGGGACGACCTGTACCGCTCGGTGCGTCGCGTACGGGCCGCCGACGCCGTCACCGACCCGGTGGACCCGGGCGCCCTCGCGCTGGCCGCCGACGAGCTGCTGGGCATCGTCCGTGCCCGCGGCGGGTGGGACCTGGAGGTCGTCGACGCGCGCCGCTGGGTGCGTCTGGCCACCGGCCGCGCGCCGTACGACGTCGACGAGCTGGCCCTCGCGCTGCAGGCGCGGTACACGTCGGACGCCGTCCCCGACCTGGGGCGCATGCTGCCGCTGATGTGA
- a CDS encoding MFS transporter: MRRAPVTVLCAVQFVDVLGVTSATTAIPAVLAGLGLDAHAAGPLATAYAMFFGGLLVVGARLGDRYGHRRVLAAGLVGFAAVSLVGGLAGSLAQVLAARALQGAAAALSVPSALRLLLHATPEADARRTALAAWSAAGAAAGAAGFVVGGALVEALDWRAVFWVNAPVGALLLVGVLLVVPALAPDDRTTRLDLVGGALLVVSVMCVVAGAAAVEQGAGAGRSGLLLLAGTVAAVGFVARMRRATDPLVPPAAWRSAQLRDGTVLSFVNTATTSSAAVLATLHLQDRLGLSALATGLTLLGLSVLVVVGAAAAKPLLDRRGPRTVAGLGLAVVAVGDVVLVAGGATWAAVGAGAAVLGLGLGLASVAATALGTDVPEDLAGSASGILNTGAQLGTALGTAVLVMVAGVTSVSWGWAAAALGAAVTAGWSWRAGRADAARHGAATVGA; encoded by the coding sequence GTGCGACGCGCCCCGGTCACGGTCCTGTGCGCGGTCCAGTTCGTCGACGTCCTCGGCGTCACGAGCGCGACGACCGCGATCCCTGCCGTGCTCGCGGGCCTCGGCCTCGACGCGCACGCCGCAGGCCCGCTCGCGACGGCGTACGCGATGTTCTTCGGCGGCCTGCTGGTGGTCGGTGCGCGCCTCGGGGACCGCTACGGCCACCGTCGGGTGCTGGCCGCGGGGCTCGTGGGGTTCGCCGCGGTGTCCCTCGTCGGCGGGCTCGCCGGGTCGCTCGCGCAGGTGCTCGCCGCGCGTGCGCTGCAGGGCGCCGCGGCGGCGCTGTCGGTCCCGTCGGCGCTGCGGCTGCTGCTGCACGCCACGCCCGAGGCCGACGCCCGGCGCACCGCGCTGGCCGCGTGGAGCGCGGCCGGCGCCGCCGCGGGCGCCGCCGGGTTCGTCGTGGGCGGCGCGCTCGTCGAGGCGCTCGACTGGCGCGCCGTGTTCTGGGTCAACGCGCCGGTCGGGGCCCTGCTCCTGGTGGGCGTGCTGCTCGTGGTGCCCGCGCTCGCGCCCGACGACCGCACGACACGGCTCGACCTGGTGGGCGGGGCCCTGCTGGTCGTGTCGGTGATGTGCGTCGTGGCAGGGGCCGCAGCCGTCGAGCAGGGTGCGGGGGCGGGGCGCTCCGGCCTGCTCCTCCTGGCGGGCACGGTGGCCGCCGTCGGGTTCGTGGCGCGGATGCGGCGGGCCACGGACCCGCTCGTCCCGCCGGCCGCGTGGCGGTCGGCCCAGCTGCGGGACGGGACGGTGCTGTCGTTCGTCAACACCGCCACCACCAGCAGCGCGGCGGTGCTCGCGACCCTCCACCTGCAGGACCGGCTCGGCCTGTCCGCGCTCGCGACCGGGCTCACGCTGCTCGGGCTCAGCGTGCTCGTCGTCGTCGGGGCCGCGGCAGCCAAGCCGCTGCTGGACCGCCGGGGGCCGCGCACGGTGGCCGGGCTCGGCCTGGCGGTGGTCGCGGTCGGCGACGTCGTGCTCGTCGCGGGCGGCGCGACGTGGGCGGCGGTCGGGGCGGGTGCCGCCGTCCTCGGCCTGGGGCTCGGCCTGGCGTCGGTCGCGGCGACGGCGCTGGGGACCGACGTGCCGGAGGACCTCGCGGGCAGCGCCAGCGGCATCCTCAACACCGGCGCGCAGCTCGGCACCGCGCTCGGCACCGCCGTCCTCGTCATGGTCGCCGGGGTGACGTCGGTGTCGTGGGGATGGGCCGCGGCGGCGCTCGGAGCGGCGGTCACCGCGGGGTGGTCGTGGCGCGCCGGGCGGGCCGACGCGGCGCGCCACGGCGCGGCGACGGTCGGCGCCTGA
- the metX gene encoding homoserine O-acetyltransferase MetX: MTRPDPRPHTRTPAPAGRAMPAGPGAGPVDVPDPLVGRPARRGGTLGSRRPLPERPPVPASAAWRDGADPGRRQFADLGPLKLESGGRLPAVRLAYETWGELDEDGSNAVLVLHALTGDSHVTGDAGPGHPTPGWWQSMVGPGAPIDTDRWFVVAPNVLGGCQGSTGPASDAPDGRPWGGRFPLLSVRDQVAAELRLADLLGVDSWALVIGASMGGHRVLEWAASAPDRVDAVAAIATCAQTSGDQIAGFHTQLAAITADPRYRGGDYYDVPDGEGPHAGLGLARQIAHQTYRSAVELDTRFGRIPQGAEDPLEGGRFAVQSYLDHHGDKLSRRFDANTYVTLTRTMITHDLGRDRGGVEAALAQVTARALVIAVDSDRLFTPAQSERVAAAIPGSGPVRYVHSDYGHDGFLIEEDQVGRHVADFLREGARRA, encoded by the coding sequence ATGACCCGACCCGACCCCCGACCCCACACCCGCACGCCCGCGCCCGCCGGGCGTGCGATGCCCGCGGGGCCGGGGGCGGGACCGGTCGACGTGCCGGACCCGCTCGTCGGGCGCCCTGCGCGCCGCGGCGGGACGCTCGGCAGCCGCCGCCCGCTGCCCGAGCGGCCGCCCGTGCCCGCGAGCGCGGCGTGGCGCGACGGCGCCGACCCGGGACGCCGGCAGTTCGCCGACCTCGGTCCGCTGAAGCTCGAGTCGGGTGGTCGCCTGCCGGCCGTCCGCCTGGCGTACGAGACGTGGGGCGAGCTGGACGAGGACGGCAGCAACGCCGTGCTGGTGCTGCACGCGCTCACGGGCGACTCGCACGTCACGGGTGACGCGGGTCCGGGGCACCCGACCCCCGGGTGGTGGCAGTCGATGGTGGGCCCCGGTGCGCCCATCGACACCGACCGCTGGTTCGTCGTCGCGCCCAACGTGCTCGGCGGGTGCCAGGGCTCGACCGGCCCCGCGTCCGACGCCCCCGACGGGCGTCCCTGGGGAGGGCGGTTCCCGCTGCTCAGCGTCCGCGACCAGGTGGCCGCGGAGCTGCGCCTGGCGGACCTGCTGGGTGTCGACTCGTGGGCGCTGGTCATCGGCGCCTCGATGGGCGGGCACCGCGTGCTGGAGTGGGCGGCCTCGGCACCGGACCGCGTCGACGCCGTCGCCGCGATCGCGACGTGCGCGCAGACGTCGGGCGACCAGATCGCCGGGTTCCACACCCAGCTCGCCGCGATCACCGCCGACCCGCGCTACCGCGGGGGCGACTACTACGACGTGCCGGACGGCGAGGGCCCGCACGCCGGGCTCGGGCTCGCCCGGCAGATCGCCCACCAGACGTACCGCTCCGCGGTGGAGCTGGACACCCGGTTCGGGCGGATCCCGCAGGGCGCCGAGGACCCGCTGGAGGGCGGCCGGTTCGCGGTGCAGTCGTACCTCGACCACCACGGCGACAAGCTGTCCCGGCGGTTCGACGCCAACACCTACGTCACGCTCACGCGCACGATGATCACGCACGACCTGGGGCGCGACCGCGGCGGGGTGGAGGCGGCGCTCGCCCAGGTCACGGCGCGCGCCCTGGTGATCGCCGTCGACAGCGACCGGCTGTTCACACCGGCGCAGTCCGAGCGGGTGGCGGCCGCGATCCCCGGGTCCGGCCCGGTCCGGTACGTGCACTCCGACTACGGGCACGACGGCTTCCTCATCGAGGAGGACCAGGTCGGCCGGCACGTCGCGGACTTCCTGCGCGAGGGCGCCCGCCGGGCCTGA